A window from Garra rufa chromosome 14, GarRuf1.0, whole genome shotgun sequence encodes these proteins:
- the eml2 gene encoding echinoderm microtubule-associated protein-like 2 yields the protein MSERVASCGNLYDSNTLLLRYCNDDNVSAGSGMEMDDRLSHLEQRVQLQEDEIHLLKAALADALRRLGCCEEITQASSKKGGPTKVRQILQALPSKPLTNGYVQTKRLSGYPSSPSSPKKEVLMSIKRKSMSTERLSTMKKEMADSRSRTTSSSSSTCGKRDSKTKECTLNADDGYVRMFIRGRPITMHIPDQLRESYTLDNKVVLPERKLKLQWVYGYRGRDCRSNLYLLPTGEIVYFNASVVVLYNVEEQQQRHYLGHNDDVKCLAIHPDMVTIATGQVAGTSKDGKALQPHVRVWDSVSLNTLHVIGAGVFDRAVTCVAFSKSNGGAHLCAVDDANDHILSVWDWQKEKQLAEVKCSNESVLGAVFHPMDANLIVTCGKSHINFWTMEGTTLTKRQGLFEKHEKPKYVLCVAFAENGDAITGDSSGNIYIWAKGGNRISQVVSGAHEGGIFSLCVLKDGTLVSGGGKDRKVLQWDHDYRKKSEIEVPEAFGPVRTLAEGKQDELFVGTTRNAVLRGSFSGSLTPIVQGHTDELWGLDVHPSTEQFVTCGQDKQVYLWDTSSHLPLWSKAIEDPGRSVGFHPTGTVLAVGTMTGRWLVLDTDRTLTPVTSSLCIQTAMKSSPMLNILQMVRTWLWPPMTTLFTSTLLRRTAGNTAVLANALDTPVLLLILTGPPTASLL from the exons ATGATAACGTATCAGCCGGGAGTGGGATGGAGATGGACGACCGTCTCTCTCACCTGGAGCAGAGGGTGCAGCTGCAGGAAGATGAGATTCATTTGCTGAAGGCAGCGCTGGCGGATGCTTTGAGAAGGCTGGGCTGCTGTGAGGAGATCACACAGGCCAGCAGCAAGAAAGGTGGACCTACTAAGG TTCGGCAGATACTGCAAGCTCTGCCATCCAAGCCTTTGACAAATGGCTACGTGCAAACAAAACGCTTAAGTGGCTATCCTTCCTCTCCCTCCTCTCCGAAAAAGGAAGTGCTGATGTCTATCAAAAG GAAGAGCATGTCCACAGAACGCCTGTCCACCATGAAGAAGGAGATGGCTGACTCCCGCAGTAGAACCACCTCGTCTAGCAGCTCAACATGTGGAAAGAGAGACAG CAAAACCAAAGAGTGCACCCTCAATGCTG ATGATGGTTACGTGAGGATGTTCATACGTGGACGTCCAATCACCATGCATATTCCAGACCAACTGAGGGAAAGCTACACCCTTGACAACAAGGTGGTGCTGCCAGAGCGCAAGCTGAAACTTCAATGGGT TTACGGCTATAGGGGAAGAGACTGCCGTTCCAACCTTTACCTGCTGCCGACGGGAGAGATAGTGTACTTCAATGCTTCCGTAGTGGTGCTGTACAATGTAGAAGAGCAGCAACAAAGACACTATCTGGGCCATAATGATGATGTCAAGTG tttggCCATCCATCCAGACATGGTCACCATAGCAACAGGACAAGTTGCCGGAACATCCAAGGATGGCAAA GCTTTGCAGCCTCATGTCCGTGTGTGGGACTCTGTCAGTTTGAACACTCTTCATGTGATCGGTGCGGGTGTGTTTGACCGAGCTGTCACCTGTGTTGCCTTCTCAAAGTCG AATGGTGGTGCTCATTTGTGTGCGGTTGACGATGCAAATGACCACATTTTGTCAGTTTGGGATTGGCAGAAAGAAAAGCAACTGGCGGAGGTTAAG TGTTCCAATGAGTCAGTTCTGGGTGCTGTCTTCCATCCCATGGACGCTAATCTCATTGTCACCTGTGGGAAGTCTCACATCAACTTTTGGACAATGGAAGGGACTACTCTTACAAAACGCCAGGGACTGTTTGAG AAACATGAAAAACCCAAGTATGTCCTCTGCGTCGCTTTTGCTGAGAATGGAGATGCAATCACCGGAGATTCTAGTGGAAACATCTACATCTGGGCAAAAG GTGGAAACCGGATCAGCCAGGTGGTTTCGGGAGCCCATGAGGGTGGGATCTTTTCACTGTGCGTGCTGAAGGATGGCACACTAGTATCAGGTGGAGGAAAAGACCGCAAGGTGCTGCAGTGGGACCACGATTACCGCAAAAAGAGTGAGATTGAG GTTCCCGAGGCCTTTGGTCCCGTCCGCACTCTAGCTGAAGGAAAACAGGACGAGCTGTTTGTGGGAACAACCCGAAACGCTGTTCTGCGGGGCTCTTTCTCTGGTTCCCTCACTCCCATTGTTCAG GGTCACACTGATGAATTGTGGGGCTTGGATGTGCATCCCAGCACTGAGCAGTTTGTGACATGTGGTCAAGACAAGCAGGTCTATCTCTGGGACACCTCTTCCCATCTGCCTCTGTGGAGCAAAGCCATTGAG gacCCTGGACGTTCCGTTGGATTTCATCCCACTGGCACTGTGCTAGCTGTGGGAACCATGACAGGAAG GTGGTTGGTGCTGGACACTGACAGGACACTGACACCCGTGACCTCGTCTCTATGCATACAGACGGCAATGAAATCATCTCCAATGTTAAATATTCTCCAG ATGGTGCGTACCTGGCTGTGGCCTCCCATGACAACTTTGTTTACATCTACTCTGTTACGGAGAACGGCAGGAAATACAGCCGTGTTGGCAAATGCACT GGACACTCCAGTTTTGTTACTCATCTTGACTGGTCCACCGACAGCCAGTTTATTGTAA